The window TGGCCGGCTTTGGCCCCATGCTGCGGCTCCCGGTTTCATGTTCCATCGTATGGAAGCTATCGTTTTTAAGATAAATCTGTTGTTTTCCGGAGGTTTTCATGGATTGTCTATTGGTTTTGGAGTCTGGTTTGTTGTTGAAGAAGTTAAATGAGATGATGTGGAAGAGGACATTCATGTCTGTCACAACGTTTTTGTTGAGTTTCTAGGAAGTAGATTGCGAATGCGAGCCGAGCTCGATGAGTGGAGCTGGATTTGGTTATCTGTTGATTGTTTTTTCGTGCTTTTTTCTTTGCGCCGGCGTGAAATGCTAACGACGGAGGAACGCATTATCGTTAATCATGGTGATCATGTGATCTGGCTTGGTAGCAACTGAGTTCTTGTATAGGAATTGCATTGAATCTAGAAATGTGACTGAATTTTGTACGTGCATTTTATGGATCAGACCCCCGTGACATGTTTGTTTGGCAGATTGCTGCGAAAGGTTTAGATCTCGATGTCGTTGGTTACAGCACCGATGTGGATGGAGCGGTTCACATTGTCTGAGTTTTGATTGTTCGACTGAAGAAGGAACCATGGAAGCTAACGGATGTGTAGTCGAGCGAGCGGATGCTGATGTGTTGTTGCCTCCTCGGAAGCGTTTGCTTGCCGGAATGAAGAAACAGAACTCAGATACCAAGGGGGCCTCGCTTGTTTCTTCGCCTGCTGAATCTCTATCGCCGTCGTCATCGTCAAGTGTGTATGATGCGCACCTGAACAATTTAATAAGCATTCATAGTGATCCGAACCTTTCGCCCGAGGAAATCGTGGAGGCCTCAAGATTGGCAGCTTTAGCTGCTGCTGAGATTGCAAAGGCTGCTAGAGCAGCTGCTGAAGAGAAGGCGGCCGTTGCAGTTAAGGCAATTACCGCGGCCAAGAGCGCTTTGGAGATAGTGGCCTCTTTCTCTGGCGAGGGAAATCA of the Eucalyptus grandis isolate ANBG69807.140 chromosome 10, ASM1654582v1, whole genome shotgun sequence genome contains:
- the LOC104422843 gene encoding uncharacterized protein LOC104422843 — its product is MEANGCVVERADADVLLPPRKRLLAGMKKQNSDTKGASLVSSPAESLSPSSSSSVYDAHLNNLISIHSDPNLSPEEIVEASRLAALAAAEIAKAARAAAEEKAAVAVKAITAAKSALEIVASFSGEGNQSQMSLKRNKLKKRVPVHSLYKRNRLIANCKTDEELARRLHQVMNSSSRNNNVPTAQRTK